The following coding sequences are from one Capsicum annuum cultivar UCD-10X-F1 chromosome 3, UCD10Xv1.1, whole genome shotgun sequence window:
- the LOC107862308 gene encoding transcription factor TCP5, with protein MNSSGNNFQTKQESGGTSDSRLASKTTSTPSSSRQWGAFKNPRIVRVSRTFGGKDRHSKVCTIRGLRDRRIRLSVPTAVQLYDLQDRLGLSQPSKVVDWLLEATKHDIDKLPPLPVPPGYFTRFQQPLHQEYSDIHHVQHLLNATLPYHHHFDVDNLRQKSKGIDVESGTSGKNKLIANSNQQENHQEDDIGGYCHQVSAQSFFPLGNRSPNLPFNSYYQWEPNSSLSLANFGQYNSSSSQIQESHDQNDFPLSLASSSSSGSQLYFNPIATTFQPVVPGPNYMANETDLRQLNHFNFLCSSSQHHHVHPNNPIFPTTLSLINSPMKPFSLNDDDPRWSNSRDDDDDDDNDNQLPHEGRAN; from the coding sequence ATGAATTCAAGTGGAAATAATTTTCAGACGAAGCAAGAATCAGGTGGAACCAGTGATAGTAGATTGGCCTCAAAGACGACTAGTACACCATCAAGTTCAAGGCAGTGGGGAGCctttaagaacccaagaattgtaCGCGTATCGCGTACTTTTGGAGGGAAAGACAGGCACAGCAAGGTGTGCACCATAAGGGGTCTTCGAGATAGGAGAATTCGACTTTCAGTACCCACAGCAGTTCAATTGTATGATCTTCAAGACCGGCTTGGGCTCAGCCAACCTAGCAAAGTTGTAGATTGGTTACTCGAAGCAACTAAACATGACATCGATAAGCTTCCACCACTTCCAGTTCCACCAGGATACTTCACACGGTTTCAACAACCTCTTCATCAGGAGTACTCTGACATTCATCATGTCCAACACTTGTTGAACGCGACTTTACCCTATCATCATCATTTTGATGTAGATAATTTGAGACAAAAATCGAAGGGGATTGATGTAGAATCAGGCACATCTGGGAAAAACAAGTTGATTGCTAATTCAAACCAGCAAGAAAATCACCAGGAGGATGATATTGGAGGATATTGTCATCAAGTTTCAGCTCAGAGTTTCTTTCCTTTAGGAAATCGATCTCCTAATCTACCCTTCAATTCGTACTATCAATGGGAGCCTAATTCGAGCTTGTCTTTAGCTAATTTCGGACAATATAATTCGTCTTCATCTCAAATACAAGAATCTCATGATCAAAATGATTTTCCTCTATCAttggcatcatcatcatcatcaggctCTCAATTGTATTTCAATCCAATAGCTACAACATTTCAACCTGTTGTTCCAGGTCCAAATTATATGGCCAATGAGACTGATTTGAGGCAACTCAATCATTTCAATTTCTTATGCTCAAGTTCACAACATCATCATGTCCATCCAAATAATCCTATTTTTCCAACTACTCTTAGCTTGATCAATTCCCCTATGAAACCCTTCAGTCTCAATGATGATGATCCCAGATGGAGTAATTCAAgag